A window of the Aspergillus flavus chromosome 6, complete sequence genome harbors these coding sequences:
- a CDS encoding Alpha/Beta hydrolase protein — protein sequence MSSANLPVIVIVPGAFGTPQGFEKLLPYLAQAGYATHPGSYPSCNPSDPAQESAPQDIAFLRDNVLLPLLNEQGKDIVIIAHSYGGVVAGGAARGLAKRTRTAQGQSTGVIGLIYVVGNITLDGESLFTAVGGAYPPFIKVDKPSQGLALIEPAMDVLYNDCDRALEPELATLMQPHALRAFETPATAPAWAESAFDGRRAYVRTLDDCCNPSSLQDLWLEKSQVEWEVVDLKTGHMPFVSQPRALAEHIIKFIDGFMAK from the exons ATGTCATCAGCGAACCTCCCAGTGATCGTGATCGTTCCAGGTGCCTTCGGAACCCCTCAAGGCTTCGAGAAATTGCTCCCGTATCTGGCCCAAGCCGGATACGCAACACACCCTGGGTCATACCCTAGTTGCAATCCCTCCGACCCGGCCCAAGAGTCCGCTCCTCAGGACATCGCTTTCCTGCGCGACAACGTATTACTGCCTCTATTGAACGAGCAGGGTAAAgatatcgtcatcatcgcACACTCATACGGGGGGGTTGTTGCCGGTGGGGCGGCAAGAGGACTTGCGAAGCGGACCAGAACTGCCCAAGGTCAATCGACTGGCGTTATCGGCTTGATTTACGTGGTGGGCAATATTACACTTGACGGGGAATCTCTCTTCACTGCTGTAGGCGGTGCTTACCCTCCTTTCATCAAGGTCGACAAG CCATCTCAGGGACTTGCACTCATCGAACCGGCAATGGATGTTCTGTACAACGACTGCGACCGTGCCCTGGAGCCAGAATTGGCTACGCTAATGCAGCCACACGCACTCCGAGCTTTCGAAACACCCGCCACTGCGCCAGCCTGGGCGGAGAGTGCGTTTGATGGGAGGAGAGCGTATGTACGGACACTGGACGACTGCTGTAACCCTTCCTCGCTGCAGGATCTCTGGCTGGAGAAGTCCCAGGTCGAATGGGAAGTTGTGGACTTGAAGACCGGACATATGCCATTTGTGAGCCAGCCTCGGGCTTTGGCGGAGCATATTATCAAGTTCATTGATGGTTTTATGGCAAAGTAA
- a CDS encoding putative siderophore iron transporter encodes MDRAAEVSKEADDSISPHASHTISNTATLDKSGNKIVEQSTSADDVEKQSDTQSLQAGVRRAEILRKGWTKKGLYTAFVGLFIATLAINFGDYSTQVYVPYTTSAFKQHSAMSAARVVMNITRIAAYPIIAKLGDVFGRAEMFILSIAASTLGYVIYAACEDIAQYMVAGIFEAIGSTGYALTQQVFVADVTNLINRGIWSTLPDSLTTVPTLYLGTIVAQRMLDHSTWRWGWGMWAIITPVCAVPLIATMLVYQRRAPIKVPIAKAMGWKETDTWYQRAYRLLWVELDLPGGVLLLLGLSLLLVPIALTGSNNSNAWHKGNFIAMLVLGVVFLMSFVIWDARFAKKPFVPYRMIKQRTVAAACLLGALDFFHYSVFSVFFTSYLQVAGHFNAGNATRIDNSLRVAFQVSGIFAAFFMKYTKRSQIWVLVGVPLCILGMGILLYLVDMGDGKTGNEAAFVTAKSLIGIGRGFYQTAAQVSVQAVVSRQEVSVVTAVFFASMSIGGAIGTSVAGAIWRSNLPRKLSEYLPDEAKGQAKSIFGSIVVAQKYPVGGSVRMAIDRSYRESQRLLAIAAISALAPMVVIMFFLKNVHLDERQTAKEEGEREM; translated from the exons ATGGACCGAGCTGCAGAGGTTTCTAAGGAGGCAGATGATTCAATCTCTCCTCATGCCTCGCATACAATATCAAACACTGCTACGCTGGACAAATCCGGCAACAAGATAGTGGAACAGTCAACTTCAGCCGACGATGTGGAAAAGCAATCCGATACACAAAGTCTTCAGGCAGGTGTCCGGAGAGCAGAGATTTTGCGAAAAGGATGGACGAAGAAAGGTTTATATACGGCCTTTGTCGG TCTGTTCATCGCGACACTCGCAATCAACTTTGGCGATTATTCCACGCAGGTCTATGTCCCGTACACCACCAGCGCCTTTAAGCAACACTCTGCAATGAGCGCTGCTCGCGTAGTCATGAATATCACCCGCATTGCTGCCTATCCAATTATTGCGAAGCTGGGAGAT GTGTTCGGTAGAGCAGAGATGTTTATTCTCTCCATTGCAGCCTCTACTCTTGGCTATGTGATTTATGCCGCTTGCGAAGATATCGCGCAGTATATG GTTGCTGGTATCTTTGAAGCAATCGGATCGACAGGCTACGCGCTTACACAGCAAGTTTTCGTCGCCGACGTTACCAACCTGATCAACCGTGGTATCTGGTCTACACTCCCCGATTCCCTCACCACCGTCCCAACCTTATACCTGGGCACGATTGTTGCGCAACGCATGCTAGACCACTCGACGTGGCGATGGGGCTGGGGCATGTGGGCCATCATAACGCCAGTTTGCGCAGTGCCTCTGATCGCAACAATGCTAGTTTATCAGCGGCGCGCACCAATCAAGGTTCCTATCGCTAAGGCCATGGGCTGGAAGGAAACAGACACTTGGTATCAGCGCGCGTACCGTCTCCTCTGGGTCGAGCTGGACCTACCGGGTGGTGTTCTCCTGCTACTCGGACTATCCCTATTGTTGGTTCCCATCGCCTTGACAGGTTCCAATAACAGCAACGCCTGGCACAAGGGAAATTTCATCGCGATGCTCGTCCTTGGAGTCGTGTTCCTCATGTCATTTGTTATATGGGACGCCCGGTTCGCGAAGAAGCCGTTCGTGCCATATCGCATGATTAAACAGCGCACCGTAGCAGCAGCATGTCTCCTAGGTGCTCTCGATTTCTTCCACTACTCCGTCTTTTCAGTGTTCTTCACCAGTTACCTTCAAGTCGCTGGACACTTCAACGCAGGTAATGCCACAAGAATCGA CAACTCCCTCCGCGTCGCCTTCCAAGTCTCAGGAATCTTCGCCGCCTTCTTCATGAAATACACCAAACGCTCCCAAATCTGGGTCCTAGTCGGCGTGCCCCTCTGCATCCTAGGCATGGGGATCCTCCTCTACCTCGTAGACATGGGCGACGGCAAAACCGGCAACGAAGCAGCCTTCGTAACCGCCAAATCCCTAATCGGCATCGGCCGCGGCTTCTACCAAACCGCAGCACAAGTCTCAGTCCAAGCCGTCGTCTCCAGACAGGAAGTATCAGTCGTCACAgccgtcttcttcgcctcgaTGAGCATCGGCGGTGCTATTGGAACTAGTGTAGCGGGTGCTATTTGGCGGAGTAATCTGCCCCGCAAGTTGAGCGAGTATCTGCCTGATGAGGCGAAGGGTCAGGCTAAGTCGATCTTTGGGTCGATTGTTGTGGCCCAGAAGTATCCGGTTGGTGGGTCGGTTAGGATGGCGATTGATCGGAGTTATCGTGAGTCGCAGCGGTTGTTGGCTATTGCTGCTATTTCGGCGCTTGCGCCTATGGTTGTTATTATGTTCTTTTTGAAGAATGTGCATTTGGATGAGAGGCAGACTGCcaaggaggagggggagagagaaatgtga